A DNA window from Labeo rohita strain BAU-BD-2019 unplaced genomic scaffold, IGBB_LRoh.1.0 scaffold_72, whole genome shotgun sequence contains the following coding sequences:
- the immt gene encoding MICOS complex subunit MIC60 isoform X1: protein MLRVCWKGAHAAARQCVCGKVKAHPLQHCRKYTTAGDSGSTAGKIVAASLLTVGGGLGGTILYAKWDPKFRANVEKSVPYSDQLFEMALGPPPPPLVPLQKKPGKIEPLQISSLSEASKESKQPKAKAKKTDPAPVEAPPAVEEAPAPTPQTLEEASAEAAHIISAISEVPSVPAPGTSDESPPGHMAAGEERKDHHEPVLKERPAEEVSARLAQQDKAEQDALAALTAGLEESLGSSAKITLQAIGAQEAALTAIAAHTNKLKEAMDSETPPDEKSAQWKALNEALSDRTRAMEEAEEALFKAKGQLEKMRGVINSAKQSKIDAARPQILAAEENLHNMIVDLDKVVTKVQAAQTEAKIVSQYSELVNEAKAQFQQELANITPEIQANWKGLSGKLSADDLNSLIAHAHRRIDQLNRELAEQRVREQIHIEAALEQQKLEDQKALERAVASALEHRREDLRLEQEKKVQEVREVMEAEMRTQLRRQAAAHTDHLRDVLKVQEQELREEAQEILNSKMVEQETHYRRLTQEQLDTFTLDMNTAYARLKGIEEAIDSHVTAEEEARKAHQLWLSVEALNYTLKSAGPDSPTEPLEVAVRAIKENCAENEFAQALATAIPEESLSRGVYSEASLRARFYDIRRLARRVALIDETRNSLYQYFLSYLQSVLLFESEQVAPPAKLAPEDLDTFKLLAYATYSIERGDLELAAKFVNQLRGESQRVAQDWLKEARLTLETKQVISLLSAYANAVGLGTTQAP from the exons CAATGTGTGTGTGGTAAAGTAAAGGCCCATCCATTGCAGCACTGCCGCAAATATACCACGGCTGGAGACTCTGG ATCTACTGCTGGGAAAATAGTGGCTGCTAGTCTTTTAACGGTCGGTGGTGGTCTTGGTGGTACAATCCTATATGCCAAATGGGACCCGAAGTTTCGTGCAAATGTAGAAAAGAGTGTTCCATATTCAGATCAACTGTTTGAGATGGCACTTGGGCCGCCCCCTCCTCCACTCGTCCCTTTACAGAAGAAACCA ggaAAGATCGAACCCCTGCAAATCTCTTCATTGTCAGAAGCATCTAAAGAGTCCAAGCAGCCCAAAGCTAAAGCCAAGAAGACTGATCCAGCACCTGTGGAAGCTCCACCTGCTGTAGAGGAAGCACCGGCACCAACCCCTCAGACACTCGAGG AAGCCTCAGCAGAGGCAGCTCATATTATTTCGGCTATCAGCGAGGTGCCGTCTGTGCCCGCGCCAGGTACAAGTGACGAAAGCCCACCTGGCCACATGGCGGCAG gtgaagAGCGTAAGGATCATCATGAGCCTGTGCTGAAGGAGAGACCAGCGGAGGAAGTGTCGGCTCGATTGGCTCAGCAGGATAAAGCTGAGCAGGATGCTTTAGCAG CTCTGACTGCTGGACTGGAGGAAAGTCTGGGCAGCTCCGCTAAGATCACCTTGCAGGCCATCGGAGCCCAGGAGGCTGCACTGACAGCCATCGCTGCACATACAAACAAACTCAAAGAAGCCATGGACTCAGAG aCTCCTCCAGATGAGAAGTCCGCTCAGTGGAAAGCACTGAATGAGGCTCTGAGTGACAGGACCAGAGCCATGGAAGAGGCTGAAGAGGCCCTGTTCAAAGCCAA AGGACAGCTTGAAAAAATGCGTGGAGTGATCAACAGTGCAAAACAATCTAAGATTGACGCAGCGAGACCCCAAATCCTGGCCGCTGAGGAGAATTTACACAACATGATTGTGGATCTGGACAAAGTAGTAACCAAG GTGCAGGCGGCACAGACAGAGGCGAAGATCGTGTCTCAGTACAGTGAGCTGGTGAATGAAGCCAAAGCTCAGTTCCAGCAGGAGCTCGCCAACATCACACCTGAGATCCAGGCCAACTGGAAGGGGCTCT CGGGAAAGCTGAGCGCAGATGATCTCAACTCTCTGATTGCTCACGCCCACCGGCGCATCGACCAGCTGAACCGTGAGCTGGCAGAGCAGCGAGTGAGGGAGCAGATCCACATTGAGGCAGCTCTCGAGCAGCAGAAGCTGGAGGATCAGAAGGCACTGGAGAGAGCTGTGGCTTCTGCCTTGGAGCACAGACGAGAGGACTTGAGACTTGAGCAGGAGAAGAAG gTTCAGGAGGTGCGTGAGGTGATGGAGGCTGAAATGAGGACACAGCTGCGTCGTCAGGCTGCTGCGCACACAGATCACCTGCGGGACGTGCTGAAGGTTCAGGAACAGGAGCTGCGTGAGGAGGCCCAGGAG attctgaacagtaagatggtGGAGCAAGAAACTCATTACCGCAGACTAACTCAAGAACAGCTGGACACCTTTACTTTGGACATGAACACAGCTTATGCCCGTCTCAAGGGCATTGAAGAGGCCATAGACA GTCATGTGACTGCTGAGGAGGAGGCACGTAAGGCTCACCAGTTGTGGCTTTCCGTAGAGGCTCTAAACTACACGCTCAAGTCTGCAGGTCCCGATTCCCCCACTGAGCCTTTAGAGGTCGCTGTGCGTGCCATTAAAGAGAACTGTGCAGAAAACGAGTTCGCTCAGGCGTTGGCCACCGCCATTCCCGAAGAGTCTCTCAGCCGAGGAGTCTACAGCGAAGCCTCCCTTCGCGCACGTTTCTACGACATCCGTCGCCTCGCGCGGCGCGTGGCACTTATCGACGAGACACGCAACAGCCTTTACCAGTACTTCCTGTCCTACCTGCAGTCCGTCCTTTTGTTTGAAAGCGAGCAAGTAGCGCCCCCTGCTAAATTAGCACCCGAAGATCTCGACACGTTCAAGCTGCTCGCCTACGCGACTTACAGCATCGAGCGTGGCGACCTGGAACTAGCCGCCAAGTTTGTGAACCAACTTCGCGGCGAGTCACAGCGCGTGGCGCAGGACTGGCTTAAAGAAGCCCGACTCACCTTAGAAACGAAGCAGGTGATTAGCCTGCTGTCGGCATATGCTAATGCCGTGGGGTTGGGCACCACACAGGCCCCGTAG
- the immt gene encoding MICOS complex subunit MIC60 isoform X2, translating to MLRVCWKGAHAAARQCVCGKVKAHPLQHCRKYTTAGDSGSTAGKIVAASLLTVGGGLGGTILYAKWDPKFRANVEKSVPYSDQLFEMALGPPPPPLVPLQKKPGKIEPLQISSLSEASKESKQPKAKAKKTDPAPVEAPPAVEEAPAPTPQTLEGEERKDHHEPVLKERPAEEVSARLAQQDKAEQDALAALTAGLEESLGSSAKITLQAIGAQEAALTAIAAHTNKLKEAMDSETPPDEKSAQWKALNEALSDRTRAMEEAEEALFKAKGQLEKMRGVINSAKQSKIDAARPQILAAEENLHNMIVDLDKVVTKVQAAQTEAKIVSQYSELVNEAKAQFQQELANITPEIQANWKGLSGKLSADDLNSLIAHAHRRIDQLNRELAEQRVREQIHIEAALEQQKLEDQKALERAVASALEHRREDLRLEQEKKVQEVREVMEAEMRTQLRRQAAAHTDHLRDVLKVQEQELREEAQEILNSKMVEQETHYRRLTQEQLDTFTLDMNTAYARLKGIEEAIDSHVTAEEEARKAHQLWLSVEALNYTLKSAGPDSPTEPLEVAVRAIKENCAENEFAQALATAIPEESLSRGVYSEASLRARFYDIRRLARRVALIDETRNSLYQYFLSYLQSVLLFESEQVAPPAKLAPEDLDTFKLLAYATYSIERGDLELAAKFVNQLRGESQRVAQDWLKEARLTLETKQVISLLSAYANAVGLGTTQAP from the exons CAATGTGTGTGTGGTAAAGTAAAGGCCCATCCATTGCAGCACTGCCGCAAATATACCACGGCTGGAGACTCTGG ATCTACTGCTGGGAAAATAGTGGCTGCTAGTCTTTTAACGGTCGGTGGTGGTCTTGGTGGTACAATCCTATATGCCAAATGGGACCCGAAGTTTCGTGCAAATGTAGAAAAGAGTGTTCCATATTCAGATCAACTGTTTGAGATGGCACTTGGGCCGCCCCCTCCTCCACTCGTCCCTTTACAGAAGAAACCA ggaAAGATCGAACCCCTGCAAATCTCTTCATTGTCAGAAGCATCTAAAGAGTCCAAGCAGCCCAAAGCTAAAGCCAAGAAGACTGATCCAGCACCTGTGGAAGCTCCACCTGCTGTAGAGGAAGCACCGGCACCAACCCCTCAGACACTCGAGG gtgaagAGCGTAAGGATCATCATGAGCCTGTGCTGAAGGAGAGACCAGCGGAGGAAGTGTCGGCTCGATTGGCTCAGCAGGATAAAGCTGAGCAGGATGCTTTAGCAG CTCTGACTGCTGGACTGGAGGAAAGTCTGGGCAGCTCCGCTAAGATCACCTTGCAGGCCATCGGAGCCCAGGAGGCTGCACTGACAGCCATCGCTGCACATACAAACAAACTCAAAGAAGCCATGGACTCAGAG aCTCCTCCAGATGAGAAGTCCGCTCAGTGGAAAGCACTGAATGAGGCTCTGAGTGACAGGACCAGAGCCATGGAAGAGGCTGAAGAGGCCCTGTTCAAAGCCAA AGGACAGCTTGAAAAAATGCGTGGAGTGATCAACAGTGCAAAACAATCTAAGATTGACGCAGCGAGACCCCAAATCCTGGCCGCTGAGGAGAATTTACACAACATGATTGTGGATCTGGACAAAGTAGTAACCAAG GTGCAGGCGGCACAGACAGAGGCGAAGATCGTGTCTCAGTACAGTGAGCTGGTGAATGAAGCCAAAGCTCAGTTCCAGCAGGAGCTCGCCAACATCACACCTGAGATCCAGGCCAACTGGAAGGGGCTCT CGGGAAAGCTGAGCGCAGATGATCTCAACTCTCTGATTGCTCACGCCCACCGGCGCATCGACCAGCTGAACCGTGAGCTGGCAGAGCAGCGAGTGAGGGAGCAGATCCACATTGAGGCAGCTCTCGAGCAGCAGAAGCTGGAGGATCAGAAGGCACTGGAGAGAGCTGTGGCTTCTGCCTTGGAGCACAGACGAGAGGACTTGAGACTTGAGCAGGAGAAGAAG gTTCAGGAGGTGCGTGAGGTGATGGAGGCTGAAATGAGGACACAGCTGCGTCGTCAGGCTGCTGCGCACACAGATCACCTGCGGGACGTGCTGAAGGTTCAGGAACAGGAGCTGCGTGAGGAGGCCCAGGAG attctgaacagtaagatggtGGAGCAAGAAACTCATTACCGCAGACTAACTCAAGAACAGCTGGACACCTTTACTTTGGACATGAACACAGCTTATGCCCGTCTCAAGGGCATTGAAGAGGCCATAGACA GTCATGTGACTGCTGAGGAGGAGGCACGTAAGGCTCACCAGTTGTGGCTTTCCGTAGAGGCTCTAAACTACACGCTCAAGTCTGCAGGTCCCGATTCCCCCACTGAGCCTTTAGAGGTCGCTGTGCGTGCCATTAAAGAGAACTGTGCAGAAAACGAGTTCGCTCAGGCGTTGGCCACCGCCATTCCCGAAGAGTCTCTCAGCCGAGGAGTCTACAGCGAAGCCTCCCTTCGCGCACGTTTCTACGACATCCGTCGCCTCGCGCGGCGCGTGGCACTTATCGACGAGACACGCAACAGCCTTTACCAGTACTTCCTGTCCTACCTGCAGTCCGTCCTTTTGTTTGAAAGCGAGCAAGTAGCGCCCCCTGCTAAATTAGCACCCGAAGATCTCGACACGTTCAAGCTGCTCGCCTACGCGACTTACAGCATCGAGCGTGGCGACCTGGAACTAGCCGCCAAGTTTGTGAACCAACTTCGCGGCGAGTCACAGCGCGTGGCGCAGGACTGGCTTAAAGAAGCCCGACTCACCTTAGAAACGAAGCAGGTGATTAGCCTGCTGTCGGCATATGCTAATGCCGTGGGGTTGGGCACCACACAGGCCCCGTAG